In one window of Saprospiraceae bacterium DNA:
- a CDS encoding ATP-binding cassette domain-containing protein → MEPKKPAITKKSLWSSYRIFRFIKPYKWYFIWGMVFLVIGSSLFMIFPAAAGEMANTAIGKGKWNLTLPQFGLIFLLILLIQGILSYYRTTFFAYVSEYGMADLRKALYEKIITQELAYFESHRIGELTSRMTADVEQLQSSFSITLAELIRQLVVLIGGVAIIAWMTPHLALTMLLTFPVIVVASIFFGRYIRSLSRARQDGLAATNIIVEESLQSFQNVKAFTNEDFEIRRFSDSIGNMLELSMQYAKKRGLFFIFIITVLFGGLFFILWRGAILVEQGEMQIGDLFSFIIYTGFIGGAIAGLGNLYTALAGSMGATERIQEILDRGQEIELQKEKRTPVRFAGQLAFRDVSFSYPSRKEVEVLKNISFEVPHGKRIAFVGASGAGKSTIVQLLMRFYNPANGVIEVDGANVENYDLTEYRRNMAIVPQEILLFGGTIKENIRYGKPEASDEEIMDAARKSHALDFIEAFPEKFETIVGERGIKLSGGQRQRIAIARALLKNPSILILDEATSSLDAESEKLVKEALDQLMNNRTSLIIAHRLSTIREADCIYVLNKGRIVESGTHEELLTIEKGTYKNLVELQLEPADM, encoded by the coding sequence ATGGAACCAAAGAAACCAGCAATTACTAAAAAATCATTATGGAGTTCCTATCGTATTTTCAGGTTCATCAAACCATATAAATGGTATTTTATCTGGGGTATGGTCTTTCTGGTTATTGGAAGTAGTCTTTTCATGATATTTCCAGCGGCTGCCGGTGAAATGGCTAACACAGCCATAGGTAAAGGAAAATGGAATCTTACGTTGCCCCAATTCGGTCTGATATTTTTATTGATATTGCTGATTCAAGGAATCTTATCTTATTACCGCACGACGTTTTTTGCATATGTAAGTGAATACGGTATGGCAGATTTGAGAAAAGCCCTCTATGAAAAAATCATCACCCAGGAATTGGCTTATTTCGAAAGTCATCGCATCGGAGAGCTCACCAGCAGAATGACAGCTGATGTCGAACAACTACAATCCAGTTTTTCAATAACCCTTGCCGAACTGATCAGGCAACTCGTAGTATTAATTGGGGGCGTCGCAATTATTGCGTGGATGACTCCCCATCTGGCATTAACGATGTTACTCACATTCCCTGTTATCGTGGTTGCCAGTATTTTTTTCGGACGCTACATCAGATCCTTATCCCGTGCCAGGCAAGATGGGTTGGCAGCAACCAATATCATTGTCGAAGAGAGCCTGCAGTCTTTCCAAAATGTAAAAGCATTTACAAATGAGGATTTTGAGATCCGGCGATTTTCAGATTCCATAGGAAATATGCTCGAATTATCGATGCAATATGCCAAAAAAAGAGGCTTGTTTTTTATATTCATCATTACGGTTTTGTTTGGCGGACTATTTTTTATTCTGTGGCGTGGAGCAATTTTGGTAGAGCAGGGAGAAATGCAAATCGGAGACCTTTTTTCATTTATCATTTATACAGGATTTATTGGCGGAGCCATCGCAGGTTTGGGGAATTTATACACAGCTCTGGCTGGATCCATGGGAGCTACGGAACGCATTCAGGAAATATTAGATCGAGGACAAGAAATTGAATTGCAAAAAGAGAAGAGAACTCCAGTTAGATTTGCCGGCCAACTGGCTTTTCGGGATGTATCTTTTTCATATCCTTCACGAAAGGAGGTAGAAGTTCTTAAAAATATTTCTTTCGAAGTTCCACATGGTAAACGTATTGCTTTTGTAGGTGCAAGCGGTGCTGGAAAGTCGACAATTGTTCAATTGTTGATGCGATTCTATAATCCTGCAAATGGTGTCATTGAAGTGGATGGCGCAAACGTTGAAAATTATGACCTCACTGAATACAGACGGAACATGGCTATCGTTCCTCAGGAAATTCTGCTTTTTGGAGGCACGATAAAGGAAAATATACGCTACGGAAAACCCGAAGCAAGTGACGAGGAGATTATGGATGCAGCCCGAAAATCGCATGCGCTCGATTTTATTGAAGCGTTTCCGGAAAAGTTTGAGACCATCGTCGGAGAAAGAGGGATAAAATTGAGTGGTGGCCAACGACAACGAATTGCCATAGCCAGGGCATTGCTCAAAAATCCATCCATACTGATATTGGACGAGGCGACGTCATCCCTTGATGCCGAAAGTGAAAAACTAGTAAAGGAAGCGCTTGACCAACTTATGAATAACAGAACTTCATTGATCATCGCACATCGGCTTTCAACCATACGCGAGGCAGATTGTATTTATGTTTTAAACAAAGGCAGAATCGTAGAATCGGGAACCCATGAAGAATTACTAACCATAGAGAAAGGAACCTACAAGAATTTAGTGGAATTGCAATTGGAACCTGCGGACATGTAA